The following coding sequences lie in one Tichowtungia aerotolerans genomic window:
- the rsgA gene encoding ribosome small subunit-dependent GTPase A has translation MTLEEFGFCEWFQNQIDPSEEGKWTLARVTAVHKGWADISDGETTRPARSTGRLRREARHTNNYLTVGDWVRCKKFDKGDFAVIHSIFDRKTALKRKSVGRVVSYQLIAANIDTAFVVHTLDKGYNLRKLERYLSIVLDSGIDPVILMTKKDLLPDDLLNERIDEVRTRIPNVPVLPISNITGDGLDEVHDLLEPSKTYCLIGASGVGKTSLINSVIGEEDLYFTLPVREKDGKGIHSTTWRELIELDTGALMIDTPGMRELGHLDSTTGIDETFDEITALEDQCRFRDCAHVNTKGCAIEAAVEAGEISRERYENFIHMRQESDAAAEAHRRKHWKNK, from the coding sequence ATGACGCTGGAAGAATTCGGATTCTGCGAGTGGTTTCAGAACCAAATCGATCCGTCCGAAGAGGGCAAATGGACCCTTGCGCGCGTCACGGCCGTGCACAAGGGGTGGGCCGACATCAGTGATGGCGAAACCACCCGCCCCGCCCGCTCAACCGGCAGGCTGCGCCGCGAGGCGCGCCATACCAACAACTACCTGACGGTCGGGGACTGGGTCCGCTGCAAAAAATTTGATAAAGGCGACTTTGCCGTCATCCACTCGATCTTTGATCGAAAAACCGCACTGAAGCGGAAGAGCGTCGGCCGCGTCGTCAGCTATCAGCTCATTGCCGCCAACATCGACACCGCCTTCGTCGTTCACACGCTGGATAAAGGCTACAATCTGCGCAAGCTTGAACGCTACCTTTCCATCGTGCTCGACAGCGGCATCGATCCGGTCATCCTGATGACCAAAAAGGACCTGCTTCCGGACGACCTGCTCAACGAGCGCATCGACGAGGTCAGAACCCGTATTCCCAATGTGCCGGTGCTGCCCATCAGCAACATCACCGGCGACGGGCTCGACGAAGTGCACGACCTGCTCGAACCCTCAAAAACATACTGCCTCATCGGCGCTTCCGGTGTTGGAAAAACCTCGCTCATCAACAGCGTCATTGGAGAAGAGGATCTCTACTTCACCCTGCCTGTCCGCGAAAAAGACGGAAAAGGAATTCATTCCACCACCTGGCGCGAGCTGATCGAACTCGATACCGGCGCACTGATGATTGATACCCCCGGCATGCGCGAACTCGGCCATCTTGACTCGACTACCGGCATCGACGAAACATTCGACGAAATCACCGCCCTCGAAGACCAGTGCCGGTTCCGCGACTGCGCCCACGTCAACACCAAGGGCTGTGCCATCGAAGCCGCCGTCGAAGCCGGAGAAATCTCCAGAGAGCGCTACGAAAACTTCATTCACATGAGGCAGGAATCGGATGCAGCCGCAGAAGCCCACCGCCGCAAGCACTGGAAAAACAAGTGA